GATGTTTGCTAATGAAGTGCTGCTAGCAGATTATCATTTCCTCTAACTCCCACTCTGGTAGGTTCTTTCTGAGGGTTAGGTTCCAAACATTTCCTTCCCTGTTCTGTTAGACTGTTGAGTCGGGAAAAATGTTGGGAAGTCAGACATTGAAGGAGAATTCCCAAGCCATTTGTCTTCCCAAAAATTGATTCTTTGGCCATTTCCTGCTACAAGATGGTGGAACTGTGAGAACTCTTCCCATAGCTTGCGCATAAACTTCCATACTCCAACTCCATATGGTTCATCTGACAGCTTTGATCTCCAGTGATTCAGTGCTCCATGCTTGGCAATTATTTCCCTCCTTGAGCTTTGCTCCTCCCGTGTGTATCTCCATAGCCACTTGATTAGGGGATACTTGTCATGTAAGGCTAAACCTTTTATGCACAAACTCCCTAGCTTCTTAGGCAATATGACTTCGTCCCACTCAACTAGGTGAAATTTATGCACATTGTTGTTTCCTTCCAAAAGGAAattcttcttattcttattttgtcaAGTTTTTCCAAGACCTTTCCTGGAATGGGGTGGAGAGACATACTATAAGTTGGAATGCTATCTAGCACACTACTGAATAAAGTAAGTCTGCCTCACATAGATAAATACTGCATTTGCCTAGAAGCCAGTCTCTTTTCAAATTTCTCTATAACTCCACTCCAGACGCCTTTTATTTTGAACTTTGCTCCAAGAGGAAGTCCTTAATAGGTCGTTGGAAAAGCTCCAGTGCTACACCCCATGATGGCTGCTAGTTCCTCTACATTAAGCATTCATTAACGGGGTAGATTACACTATTCAGCATGTAAATGTGGAGACCTGAAATAGCTTCAAAAATCAAGAGTTGGGTTTAAATATAGGATCTGACTCCTTTCATCGCCACACAAAATCTGTGTATAACAAATGGGAGATGTTGACTGCTCTATCCCTCCCTACATCATATCCATTTATCCACTGCATTTGCTTGGCTTTGTCCAGCATTTTGCTCAGTCCCTTCATTGCTATTATGAATAGGAAAGGAGAGAGCGGTTCACCCTGCCTTAATCCTCTCTGAGGAAAGAAGAATCCTACTGGGCTTTTGTTGATGAGGATTGAGTACTTAACTGTAGATATTTTGAATGTTATCCACTTGATCCACCTTTCCCCAAATACCCTTTGCTTGATTATAGAATTGAGGTAAGAGCAAATCATCTGGTCAAATGCATTCTTAATGTCTAACTTGCATAACAAACCAGcattcaccttttttttttctgccaGTCTAGGACATCATTAGCTATGAGGGAAGCATCTGTTATTTGCCTCGCTTGAATAAATACATTCTAATGATTTAAGACCAACTTCCCAGTTACTTTCTTTAATCTTCGTGCTAGGATCTTTGCAACAATCTTGTAAGTGTTGCCAATTAAACTTATTGGCCTGTATTATCTGAGCTCTATTGCTCCGTTCTTCTTGGGGATGAGTGCTATGGATAAAGCATTGCAAGACTTACCAACTAACAATGTTGGTGATAATGTTGCAAGGTTGCTAACAAGTCTGGCTTGATAAAGACCTAGGATTTCTGAAAAATGCCATAGTAAACCCACAAGGCCCAGGGGATTTCTGAAAATGCCATAGTAAACCCACAAGGTCCAGGGGCCTTGTTAGGTGCTCTGACATTTATGGCCGCTAATAATTCTTCCTCTTCAAACATAGCCTTCATGGAGTTGCTTTCCTCTTCAGTTAAGGAGGCTGTGTCTTCAAAAATTGCAGGTGGCCTCCATGATACAGGTTCAGTGTATAAGTTCTTACAGAACTCCAGAGTTCTCCCTTTCACCATCTCCTTGTCTTCAATGATCTCATCCCCCACCAATAGCCTATCAATACAGTTATATCTCTATCTGAATCGGcagtcttttgaaaatatttggtTTTTCTGTCTCCCTCCTTTAGCCACAAGCACCTGGACTTTTGCCTCCAAGATACCTCTTCAATTTTAGCTACTTGTTTGAATTTCGACTCTCAAAGCAGTCATGTTCTCTGCCTCATTGGGACTATGTTGCCTTCCTTCGATGGTCTGTTCTAATGATAACAGATCTTTCAAGGCCTTCGACTTCCTACTCTCCAGTTTCCCAAATTCCTTTCTGTTCCAGATTGTGATATCTTTTTTCAGtcttttcaaattttgactGAAGATGAAGTCTGGCCCACCATTAAAGTTGTGACTTTCCTACCATACTCTTAAGTTTATCAGTGGAGTCTTCTACTTCCAGCCGCATATCCTCaaatttaaagtattatggagATGGATCCGAATCCCCATTTTCCACTAATATAGATCTGTGGTCTGAGATTACCTTTAGCTGAGCAATTTGTCTCACAACTCTAAAGGAATCACTCCATTCTGGTGAAATAAGAAATCTGTCTATTCCTGAAGCTTGAGGGCATTAACACCTCTGGACCAAGTGAATTGTGTTCCTTGtaatatcaaatcaataaattCAAGATCTTTGATTGTGTCTGAAAAAAATTCCATTCCTGTGGATTTTCTAGTACTGTGCATTCTTTCACATTTAAATCTACAAACATCTAAGTTCCCCCCATTGACCCATTTATCTTCCTAGAGCTCCTGACTCCTGCTAATTCATCCCACATCTCCTCCCTTTCCGGATTTGAGCGAGGACCATAAATACCAGTAAAGCACCATCTAAAGTTCTCATTAGAACTTTCCAGCATACAAGAAATGGAATGACAACTTATCAAATATCCACCTTAATCCATTTCCTTTTGTCCCAGATCAGAAGAATACTTCCCCTAGTGCCTGATGCTTTAAGCTCCACCCAATCTGCTCCATCTATTGCCCCACAACTGTTGGATTAATAAGCCTGGATATTCTTCAACTTTTTCTCCTGGAAATAACCTGAGTATCAATCGTTACTTCCACGTCGACCTCATGGGGTAACATCACTGAACTTGCACTCTAAGCACTTTGCCTTCATCCTGCTCAACCTGAGCCCTTAGACTCCAGGTTCTGTCTCCAAACCTCTAGCTTATCGTCATTTTGCTGTGTGTCTCGTCAATCAATACTATGTTATCTGCAAATAGTACACACCAAAGAACCTCCCCTTGGATATGTCGTGTCAGTACATCCATCaccatgacaaataaaaatgaactaagCGTTGCTCCTTCTTGCTACCCTATCATGATTGGAAAGTGCTCCGAGTCTCCTCACCTGGGTCTTGGTTTCATCGTACATGTGCTTAATCTTCCTAACACTTTACTTGGTCCAGGTCTCATGCACTGCGCTCTCTTGCCTTAGCAAGTTGTGTACCTTCTCCCTGCCTTTGTCCTATAGTTCTTCATGCAATTGTTCAAACACTATTATTTTGGCCATTGTAATCGCtaatttttcttccttcttcaccTTCTTATATCTCTCCCCATTTTCCCTATTTTCCTACTCGTCAGTGCTCTCCACaagaaatttatttgtttatggaAATACCCTCCACAAATATGGTGGAAAGGATGTGGAAAAAGATTTGAGGAACAATTATGTCTTTAATCATGCTAATGCATGCATTGGAACACCTTGTATTGCTAATACCATGGTTTACCATGTCTTACTTATACGTAGCATAATACTAAATAGAGTGTATAACTAATATAGATTGAAAAAGTGTACCAAACAAAGTTTAGTAGTACACTAAGGTAATGCATGCATTACTTTTTCTAATGCATCCTACCAAATGACTCCTATGTTTTATAGGCAAGAACACAAGAAACACTATAAGCTATGAACAGGCAGGTAACAAAACTGAAAAATAGAGGCAGGGAAGTAGGGCAAGTCATATCAACAATGACAGGAAATAATCTGGAAACAAATTTAGTCTAATAAACACAATTATGACTTATACATAGCATAACACTAAGTAGAGTGTATAACTAATATAGATTGATAAAGTGTACCAAACAAAGTTTTAGTAGTACACTAAGGTAATGCATGCATTACTTTTTCTAATGCATCCTACCAAATGACCCCTATGATTCATAGACAAGAACACAAAAAACACTATAAGCTATGAACAGGCAGGTAGCAAAGCTGAAAAATAGAGGCAGGGAAGTGGCAAGTCATATCAACGATGACAGGAAATAATCTGGAAACAAATTTAATCTAATAAACACAATTATATGCAGTAAAATATTAGTGCAAATTGCAAAAGTCCCAGAAAGAAAGCAAAGAAAGGACGAAAGACAGAAGGAAACGGGAATATGAGGTAAATGATTTTCCGTCGGACTGGTGGAAACCTGCCAGACTTGCTCTTCCTTCTTGTTGCCGCGTATACTGATGCCACAACCCTACACGATGCTGCCGGAATGAAGAACGAAAGAAGGGAACCCTAACCACGCTGGTAGAAGTCGCCGTCAAGAGAAACCTGCATTAGGCGTTGTCGCTGGAGAAATAGATGGGACAGAGCATATCTGTTGGTGGCAGACAGTGAAGAGAGAAATAAATGAAATCGAGAGTCTTTCATATTTTCCATCTCAGAGGTGAGAGAAAGAGAGCGTCTCAGAGGAGAGAGAGCATCTGGATCTGGTGGTCGCAAGAGAAATGATGGATCTGCAGGTGTTGTGTGCAAGTGTTATTTAAATGGGTTCTTTTTTTGTTCTATTTGTCAACTGCCTGAACAAGAATTAAGAATGCATCAGCTGATGTCACCTACTTGTTTTGGTTTGTATTACCTTTGATTTATTCTTGTTCAAGTCCTCATGAACTGCGTCAGATGATTTTCTCAAACTTGATTCAGTGCATTTATTTCTGGTTTGACATTCTCAAATTTACACTTCCTTTTTCTTATCAAGaccaaaataattttgtttcacCTTAAAATGGTTGCTGTAATGTGATTTGTATTCACTCAGGTTCTGTATTGTGAACTTGGTGCAGGttattagagagagaaaatggGTGGAGGTGAAAGGAATATTCAGATTTCCATCTTCTGTGACCAATGCTTCATTTGTCTTGCGGAAACACTATCTATCCATGCTTTATCATTTTGAGCAGGTTTATTACTTTAGGAAAGAAGAGCCTTCTGTTTCTGTGTCTGGTAGGTGGAAACTTTGCAATCAATTACCTACATCtgttttaatgtttttgttgTAAAATTAAAACTGAAAAAGTTGTTGCTGTATGTGTTCTGCAGATCCTACAAGTAGAAATGTCAGTGGCTCTGCAACTGAACATGCTAATGATGATAGTGCTGCTACGGATCAAAGTTCAGGTGTGCTTCCAATCTTTTAAAACCTTAATTTTCTTTCATGAGATCCTGACTCCtgtttatgttgtttttatCCCATTACTTTGATATGAGATGGAGTGCATCACcttttatttgtttgaaaattcaaaagagCTCCAACAAAGAAGTATTGAAGCTTGATGTTGCTTTTTGTGGGATTGCTTTTCTCTCCTGCAACTTtgcttttttagtttttattgattttttctgTAGCTCCTATGTGTTTGTAATATTCTGTTTAACAGTGGCTAGACATGTTTATCATGTGTCCAAATTATTATGCAACTTGCAGTGAGCTATAATCTGGAGGATGGGAATTCACTGGTAGGAACAATTGATGCGAAGTTTGATTACGGTTATGTAATCTCTGTGAACCTGGGCTCGGAGAATTTAAATGGTGTACTGTATCATATACCTGCATTACCAAATCAATTCCAAAAGGTGAATACTTTGGCTACGCCTTCCCAAAGGATTAGGAAAAGACAGTTGGCTTTGAAGGACCCCTCTCGACCCAAGCCAAATCGAAGTggttataattttttctttgctGAGCATTATGCAACGTTGAAGCCTTCATATCAGGGGCAAGAGAGAGCTATCAGCAAAAGGATTGGAATTCTTTGGAGTCGACTCACAGAGACCGAGAAACAGGTTGGATATCATCTTGACAGATTAAAAATTCACTTTTATGTTAATTCTTGATATTTGTGCAGAAACTGCATCTGCTATCTGGAATGGTTTTGGTACTTGATGATAATGAATAAGGGTTTTTTTTTGAAGAGGAGATTGTTTACATGTTGCTATTGTCATCATACAGTAACTTTATAAATAACTTAGTTCTTTAATTGTTTGTTATCTCGTGTGACTTCTAAGCAGAATCACAGTTCGATTGTATTTTGATAGCATAGTCGCAAAGTTATGGTGTGTTTAACCACCTTTGTCACTGAGTCATTCCGGTGTATTTTATGGTTCCAAATGTCAAAAGTTGCCTCTTTTAGTAAAAAGACATTTAAGGGGAGAGGGTGGTGGGAATGGGATGTTGTGTGGGGCTTCATTAGTTGTGCCTGTGTTGTTCAATATAGTTGCCACATACTAGATTGATATTGTGAAAAATGTTATTTCCTCTATTTCACTCTGTGTCTTAATGTCCTTTAGCCTTCTAGtttgtttagaaaaaaatatatcactttctttatttattaactCTTTAATTCTAACATCTTAAGTTACATGTTTTAGACTATAAGTTTCAATAGATCTAATTTAAGACcaaaagattcaaaagtctCCCTTagtttcttaaactccgtgctAAAACAAACTAAGACacataatatgaaataaaggGAGTAGTAAAATTTTGGATCTCTGTTTGCATATGTGTGTTCCAAGGCAATGTAGCTACTGCCTACCGGTAGTTCAGTCTATCAACTACCAATAGTATGCATCCTTGTAGAAGAGCATAAGAAGGTTGTCTATGAAACCGTTAAATATTTCACTCCAAGCTTAGTCTAGTGTTATTAAAGGCTGAAGTAAGCCAGGATAAAGCACAGTTCCGGACTTTATTCTAATAATAAAGTTGTCATTCCTGGATATCCGCAGTAAGACCGAGACGATTTTTTGGAGTTACTAAAATGTCCAtggtaaatatattttgatgctGTGGAGGAAAATCGAGATCAATTCTCAGCTCATACTCATATTCGTTCTGGGTTGCTTTTGATGCAGGTTTATCAGGAAAAAGGTGCGAGAGATAAGGAGAGGTACAGGGCTGAGATGCTGGAATACCAGACATCCAATGTACAACCGTCATAAACTGATATTGTGGGACATCTTTGTTTCCACATCTTTCGTTTTTGTTTGGAAATCATCAATGTTATCATAGACAGGATTTAACTTTGATGAATTTGTGAAACTGTTGGGCTCGCTCGCCCTTTTATTTTCTGGGAGTTAGAAAGATGCTTTGGAACAAGATTGGTATCAATGATGTTCCATCTCAGTTTCCTTATGTCAATATAATGTTTTTAGATTAGATATTCTGCTTATTTAGGCAATACGTTTCTATATTTTTGGATTATTTTTCATGGTAGTTTTGCGTTACACGTTCTGTCGAAAGCAACCTCTATCCCACAAAGGTAGGGGGTAAGGTTGGTGTATAACTCCACTCTCTCCAGATTTCACTGGAACGTATTGGTTATGCTGTTTGTTGTACTTCTGAGTTGAACTCTTGTAGGTCATCACTAGAGTTGCTCTCAGCCTATTTGAAATACAATAGATTGTTGCTATTccttttgttttgatttatgtAAAGGGCCTCGGAGTTTACTATCACTCTTTTAATTAGTAATTTATATCTTGGTgatctttcaattttcaatttcaaatttgacttGGGGGATGTGTTGAAGTTGTGTAGATGACTTAGAACACAGAAGAGCTATGTGTGGAGCAATAATAAAGaacaatatatatagtttttgcTCAATTTAGGTGCCACATGCAGCAAGCAGTAACAGAGAAATGAAGGAAAATTACCTGGTAGTACGACTACTATAATCTCAGTTAGATAACATTTCTAAAGTCCAATCCCAGTAGATAAGAAAATCAACTATGTCCCTCGAAAGAACTCAAGAACATGTGTAAATTCTGCATCTTCTCGAATCTCGATGCCATTAATGTAATCACTACTtcatccaaaataaataaataaataaataaatcaagaacaCATATGGGTTGATGGTGATATGAATACAATAGCTTTGAAGCAGTGTTGAACTATCTTTGTGGGGATTTGTCCAAGGATGCTTGTTATTACCTAATATAATTGAGGTTTAGTTTTAAGCTTTACTCTTGGTGCCACATGGAGaagtttcaaaataaaaatattgaattaactcTTAATTTTGAGATCGTATTGTataagaaaaaagttatttatgaataaatttttgtataacTTATATTACGTTTGGTAGGTAGATGAgaaataaattacttatatataatattaatatgatgtttgATTGACAATTAGAACACCTTATAGCCTCACCCTCACAGGTGTGATGCGCTCACACCCATGAAagagactctacttagtgcaattcTCAGACACCCAAGGACTCTTGAACCCGATGCTCTGATACGAAAATTTTCACGCCTCTAGGCTACCCTTTGACACAACACGGGGCTTAGAGTCACAACAGACCCAAGCTAACCCATTGCATGACATGTCGATACAAGTTCAACTAAACATGCATAGTTCAATTAGCGTTTCACGAGTTGTCTAATCATGGCTCGTCTGGTCGGTCGTGATGTTGCCTTGCCTTATGGTGCTTCACTAAAACAAGCATAACTCCTTATTCTGGGCTCAAAATTAGGCAAACTTGGAGGCgttggaaagaggactcaaaGACCTTTAATTTCATAGGTCATGGGCAATCTAATTCAGTTTTACTAAAAGATATTATCGTTTGAAGTTTATCCAAAGCTCAAAACCTGATAAGTCTCTCTCACGGATGACTTCACGGTCTTGGTGAAGCTTCACAGACTGTCTAGGTATCCGTGGTCCTTCAGAGTGACCTTGGGGGTGAAAACTCATCGTTTAGGTGACTTCTACGGACCCCTAGACGGGTCGTCCAGGTCACCATGGGCCGTCTAAGGCACTGTTTAGGTGACTCCTGCATAGGGGCAGTCCTAAATGGGCTCACGATGCACATAATGGGTCATTAACCCCTAAACGGTCTATCTAGGGTGCTGTGAAAGGTCAATGGTGCATTTTGGATTCATAGACTTGCCTGTTTATCCTTTCTAGCCCTTTCTCAAAATCTGAGATGTTACACAATTCTTCATCTTTGAATACCATTTTATAACTCTTTGCCAACCTTAATTATATCAAAGAAGTTGTGTGCACAAGTTCCAAGAGGCAAGAAACTTATCATAGTATAAACGTTCTTAAATTTGGATGAAGGTTGAGATCAGTTCCTCTTCGGGAAATGAAAGATGTATTTTTGAAGCATGTAACCTCCACGTATGGCATTTTCTTGAAAAGATTCACGGTgacattttccttattttgagTGAATTGGCTATATGCAGATCATCTCTATTATTGAACTCATATCGATTTCCTTATTTTGAGCAAATTGACATTTTCCAGTTCTCTCACACCCACGCATGGAGTCATTGCAACACCTTAGACTATCCGAATAGCAAGCAAAACAAGTAATCCTCGTTTTGAGTCACTCATGGCTACTTGTATTCTTATTTAGCAtttatttgtttacttatttttctttacatgtTAAACTTGTTTATGTGATTTAAATGtgttcttgttcttgaatttaaaCTTGTCTAAGATTTTGCTTATCGATTTTGAACATTATCAATTTTGCTTATCGGTTATCGGTTATCGAATCTTATCGATTCGATTATTGAGTTAACCATTAACATatcatacaattttttaaaataaaaaatcacataaaaatttgaagatgtAATTATTTATTGCAAAATTGTAGATTGCAATTTGCATGTAGATTACTGAGAGGCAAAACATTTCCTAAGAACTAAGAAGCATATAAAAAAGGAATATGCTATATTAAGCATGTAATTGAGAAGTTACAACAACTCCCTCTTCTCGTGAATCCACAAAGTGAGGGGCTTTCAAATgtgtaaaattttgaaattccaGAAGAagattaaaagaaacaaatatggCAGCAAAATCCAAAGATATGGcaaatcaaacaaaatgaaatgcaAAAAAGGGAAGTAAAAATAGTCCCTTTCACCTTTATCTTTCTTCTCAGTCAACACAACAACAAGCCAGGCGCCAGCAACACCTGTAAGGCCTCACTGTCATCCAACTCTCATCGGGGTATCGGTTAGCCCAAAATTCTGTCTTCCCAACCCGACCCCTGAACCGATTAcccaataaaataaataagttgaaCCATTTATCCAATAACCCGAACCGTTAGCCCAATAAACCGAAAATCATTTTGGGTTAATGGTTTAACTTGAATTTTGCACAGGCCTAAGTCAACCGTCAAATTGAGTAGGAAATGTTTTCATGCTGGTAAGTCTCCGATTCACTCCCCTCGATCTCTTGTGCTTCTTGATTCTAAACCTGAATATGTTCCATTTGATTCCTCTCCCCCTCCACCAAAAAAACTAGTACGAATATGACCAAGTTCTTAGAAATGAGGAAAAAAGATATTTTGGGTCTAAAGTGGTTTTAAAGGAAAGAACATTTCATCCAGAGGTTAAGTATTTGGATTTGGTTAAACAGGTTCTTAACTTGTTATACTTTAAGGGATTTAGTGGTTTATGAGAATGAAGTTGTTGAATATTATGTGAATCTCAATGTCTTGGAAGGAAACATTGCCTCTTCTTTTGTCAATGGGTTTGAATCGGTTTTTGATAATGTTCATCTTAGTGAATAACTTCATATCCCCACTGTTCGGTCAACTGAATGTGTCTAGACTAAGGATGATAACTATATGCTTACGTCTATATACTCTCAAGGGTGGGTCACTGCACGACCTAGGAAGGCTCTTAAGGGGGACATGAAACTCTTTCACAAATTGATGTATAAATTAGTGCACAATGGTGTTTTTCCTAGGAGGAAAGACACCATGAGGCATCCTTCAACGATATGGGCAGAGCAATTCCGTGGAAAACAAATTCCTATTGGTTTACCCTCTCTTATAATAGAACACATGATACAACCGGTTGATCATAAACATGGTCCCCATCGGTTGGATTTTGGAAACCTTCTTATCGTTGTGTTTAAGGCTTTTGAAGTTTCtttggggggaggggggagggggAGGGAGGGTtatgaacaaaaaatatatgatcACCAGGTCTACTCTTTCTGACTGTAAATTCTTGATAATAACTACCAGGTTTCTGCTACTACTCCCAGGCCTACTGTTCTAGTTGCCATCCTTCTCAATGATCGTTATGTTTCTAGGAACATAATGTTGCCCTTGTTGCTGAAATTGAGACTTTTCGCACTAACCTAACTGGGTCTCAGTAGGAAGTTACTAGATTTAAGGAGTTGTTGCAGCAACGACATACAACAATGCTCGAGTGGATCGTGTGTTGAAGCTCCTGGCTTTATCCTACAT
This portion of the Solanum pennellii chromosome 12, SPENNV200 genome encodes:
- the LOC107005546 gene encoding high mobility group B protein 10 is translated as MSNNPPPSSQLPPPPPPPAGYPGGPLSYPNPEAEYHEIVHNSQLFWNKLQKFSASLQTKFQIPLVAGTPLDLHRLFVEVTSRGGIEKVIRERKWVEVKGIFRFPSSVTNASFVLRKHYLSMLYHFEQVYYFRKEEPSVSVSDPTSRNVSGSATEHANDDSAATDQSSVSYNLEDGNSLVGTIDAKFDYGYVISVNLGSENLNGVLYHIPALPNQFQKVNTLATPSQRIRKRQLALKDPSRPKPNRSGYNFFFAEHYATLKPSYQGQERAISKRIGILWSRLTETEKQVYQEKGARDKERYRAEMLEYQTSNVQPS